Part of the Mycolicibacterium mengxianglii genome is shown below.
GACCAAATTGTAGAGTGCACTATGCCTACCACGCGCCGCTTCGAAGGGTCAAGTAACGGCGTTACGGCCGCCGGGGCCGGTTCGGCCCACAATCAAGGAGCCCATTGAATGGCCGCGCCACGCAAGACCGGGACCAAGACGGGGACCGCCGACACCGGCGCCCGCCGGCGGTTGATCGAGGCCACCGCCAAGGTCATGCGCGAAGAGGGTTATGCCGCAGCAAGTTCGCGTCGGGTCGCCGCAGAGGCCGGTGTCAAGCAGGCGCTGGTCTACTACTACTTCCCCACCATGGACGACCTCTTCGTCGAGGTGCTCCGGTCCGGTGCCGAAGCCTCGCTACAGCGGATGCGCGACGTGCTCACCGATGACGATCCACTGCAGGCCTTGTGGTTGATCAACAGCGACTCGCGATCGACCAGGCTGAACACCGAGTTCATGGCACTGGCCAACCACCGCAAGGCGATCGGAGCCGAACTGGCGTCCTACGCCGAGCGTGTCCGGGATATCGAGACCGCCGCCGTGACGCTTGTGCTGCGCGCCAACGGCGTCGACCTCGACACGTACCCGCCGGTGGCGGTCTCGATGCTCATCAGCCAGACCGCGCGCAGCCTGTGCAACGAGGACGCCGTCGGAGTCACCCAGGGCCATGACGAACTGCGGGCGTTCGTCCAACGCCTGATGGGAGCGTTGAAGAAGCCGGACTCACTTGAGCATGCTGCCCGCATCGACAGTGACGGGTAGCCCGGTGACATAACGCGATTCATCGGAGGCCAGGAACAGCACCGCATTGCTGATATCAGCCGGCTCCACCCACCCGACCGGCAGCACGTGCATCATCTGTGCGACGACCTTCATATCGTCCGGGCCGGGATTCTCCAGGTCCGGCCGGAACAGCTTCATGGTGCCCTCGTTCATGAACATGGGCGTGTTCACGTTCGTCGGATGCACGGAATTGACCCGGATCGAGTGCTGCCCCAGTTCGACGGCGAAGGTGCGCATGAGGCCGACGACCCCGTGCTTGGCGGCAATGTAGTGCCCGGTATGCGGGTAGGCCTTGAGACCTCCGACGGAGCTCGTCAAGATGATCGACCCGCCAGTGCCTCCGGAAAGTATGTGGGGCACACCAGCTTTGACCGTCTTCCAGACACCTGAGAGGTTGACGTCGATCATGTCCTGCCAATCGGCCTCGCTAGTCTTGTCCAGCGTCTGCCCGCCGTTTCCGATACCGGCATTGGCGACGATGATGTCCAGCCTGCCCAGCTGCTCGACACCGCTGTCCACGGCGGCCCTGAGTGCCTCGTAGTCCCGGACATCCACCTGGGCGGTGACGATGCGTCGGTCGAGATTCTTGACCAGATCAGCCGTTTCGGCCAGATCGTCGGGAGTCGACGGCGGAATCTCGCTACTGCTGTTCATCGAGGCGCACACGTCGACCGCGATGATGTCGGCGCCTTCCTGCGCCAATCGCACGGCATGGCTGCGGCCCTGACCGCGCGCCGCCCCGGTGATGAATGCGACCTTGCCCTCAACCCGCCCTGCCATAGCCCACCTCGTTCGAGTCGTCGCTCCAGCTTTTACTGGTCGATCGATCAGTAAATCTGGCAGTGGCAGGGTCCGCTGTCAAGGATTGCGGGAGGCTTTGTCTGGTGCAACGGGAACCCAACCAACCGTACGGTAGGTTCTGGTTCGTGGATGCCCCCGAAGCGCTCGCCCCCTGGATGTCCGACCAGGGCCTTGGTGACGGTCCGCTCGAGAACGTCTCCGCGATCACCGGCGGAACGCAGAATGTGATGCTCAGGTTCGAACGCGCCGGCCGCCCGTACGTCTTTCGACGCGGCCCGCTGCACCTTCGGCCGATCAGCAACAAGGTCATCCTGCGCGAGACCCGGGTATTGAAGGCCCTCGCCGGCACCGACGTCCCCCATCCGCGGCTGATCGCGGTATGCGACGACACCACCGTGCTCGGCGACGCGGTGTTTTATCTGATGGAGCCGATCGACGGGTTCAACGCCGGCGCCGAACTGCCCGAGCTGCACGCCGACGACCCCCAGATCCGCCACGAGATGGGTTTGTCGATGGCCGACGCGCTGGCCAAGCTGGGCGCTGTCGACCATGTGGCTGTCGGGCTGGCCGATTTCGGAAAGCCCGACGGCTTCCTGGAACGCCAGGTGCCGCGCTGGAAAGCGGAACTGGAGTCCTACAACAGCTTCGACAACTACTCCGGGGCCGAGATCCCCGGCATCGACGACGTGGCCGCCTGGTTGCAACAACACCAGCCGCAGGACTGGCAGCCGGGCATCATGCACGGCGACTATCACTCTGCCAACGTGATGTTCTCGCGCACCGGGCCCGAGGTGGTCGCCATCGTGGATTGGGAGATGTGCACCATCGGCGATCCGCTGCTGGACCTCGGCTGGATGATGGCAACCTGGCATCTGCCCGGCCAGAACGAAGTTCTCGGCCACGAGTTGATGATGGCCGGCGGCCTGGCCACACCTCAGGAGATCGTCGAGCGTTACGGACAGAACACCACTCGCGACCTGACCCACATCAACTGGTACGCGGCAATGGCCTGCTTCAAGCTCGGGATCATTCTCGAAGGCACCTATGCCCGCGCGTCTGCGGGCTTGGCGCCCAACGACATCGGCGAGCTGCTGCACACTGCAACGCTGCGGTTGTTCGACCGTGCGCACACCTTCATGGAGGGATACCTGTGATCGATTTCGAAATACCGGACGAGCTGGCGAAAACACGCGATGAGATCCGCGCGTTCGTCGTCGACAAGATCGTGCCGTATGAGACCGACCCCCGGGTCACCCGCCACGGCCCCAACGAGGAGTTGCGCACCGAGCTGGTGAATCTGGCCCGCGAGGCGGGCCTGCTCACCTTCCAGGCTCCTCGGGCCTTCGGTGGCCGCGAACCGTCCCACGTCGAGCAGGCCGTGTTGTTCGAGGCTGCCGGGTGGTCGACGCTGGGCCCGATCGCACTGAACTGCGCAGCTCCCGACGAGGGCAACATGTTCCTGCTCTCCAAGATCGCCGATCCCGAGCAGACCGAGAAGTACCTGGTTCCGGTGATCGACGGTCGGCAGCGCTCGGTGTTTGCGATGACCGAGCCCGAGGGCGCCGGGTCGGACCCGAACCAGCTGGCGACCGAAGCCGTCTTCGACGGCACCGACTATGTGATCAACGGGCGCAAGTGGTTGATCACCGGCGCCAACGGTGCGCGCACCTGGATCATCATGGCCCGGGTGGCTCCGAATTCCCATGGCGCGGACGGGCCGACGCTGTTCCTCTGCGAAGGTGACACCCCCGGCATCGAGATCGAACGCGTCATGAACACCATGGACCGCAACTACGTCGAAGGCCACGGCGTGGTGGTGTTCAACGACCTGCGCCTGCCCGCGTCAGCAGTGCTGGGCGAGGTCGGGCAGGCACTGCGCTACGCGCAGCTGCGGTTGGCGCCGGCCCGGCTGACCCACTGCATGCGTTGGTTGGGCGCCGCCTCGCGAGCCCAGGCGATCGCCGTTGAACATGCCCGCACCAGAACAGCTTTCGGCAAGCCGATCGGTGACCACCAGGGGGTGGGGTTCATGATCGCCGACAACGAGATCGCACTGCAACAGTGCCGGTTGGCCATCTGGTGGGCCTGCTGGACGCTGGACAACGGCGCCAAGGGTCGCCATGAGTCATCGATGGTCAAATCGATGGTGTCCGAGGAACTGTTCAAAGTCGCCGACCGCTGTGTTCAGATCCTGGGCGGTATCGGCATTTCCGATGAGACGCCCGTCGGCGCGATTTTCTCCGACATCCGCGCCTTCCGGCTCTACGATGGGCCGACCGAAGTGCACAAGTACGCCATTGCCCGCCAAGTGTTGAGGAACCCGCAATGAGTGTTCTCGATTTGTTCCGCCTCGACGGCAAGGTCGCGATTGTCACCGGCGCATCGTCCGGTCTCGGCGTGGCCTTCGCACAGGCGTTCGCCGAAGCGGGTGCAGATGTCACACTCGGGGCTCGGCGTGTCGAAAGACTCAGTGACACAGCTGCTCTGGTAGAAGGCGCCGGCCGTAGAGCGCTGTCGGTCGGTACCGATGTCGCCGATCCGGAGGCATGCCAAGCACTCGTCGACGCCACCATGGCCGAGTTCGGCCGGGTGGACATCCTGATCAACAACGCCGGCGTCGGCACCGCCGTCCCGGCGACCCGGGAAACGCCGGAGGAGTTCCGCAAGGTCGTCGACGTCAACCTCCACGGGTCGTACTGGATGGCACAGGCGTGTGGGCGGGTGATGCAGCCCGGCAGCTCGGTGGTCAACATCTCCAGCATCCTGGCCATCACAACCGGCGGGCTGCCCCAAGCCGCCTACAGTGCGTCCAAGGCCGCGATCATGGGTCTGACACGCGATCTGGCCCAGCAGTGGGGCGCTCGCAAGGGCATTCGCGTCAACGCGCTCGCTCCGGGATTCTTCAAGTCCGAGATGACCGACGAGTACAAGCCGGGGTACCTGGAAACCCAGATACCGCGGGTGGTCCTGGGCCGCACCGGCGATCCCGCCGAGTTGGCCGCCACCGCCGTCTGGCTGACGTCGGCTGCAGGCGGTTACATGACCGGGCAGACGATCGTCGTCGACGGTGGCCTGACGGTCACCTAGTCATCGGCGGCGCCACGCTCGGCCATCCCGGAGCGCCGTCGTCAACGCACCCGACCCCTCCCAGAGTTCACAGTCAGTTGCGCGGCGTCATCACTTGTTGACGCCGCTGGCAGTACCACTGTGGTTGCCCGGCGTCATCACTTGTTGACGCCGCTGGCAGTACCACTGTCCCCCGGGCCCACTCTGCGATATATTGCATTTCGTGCCAATACATGATTTCGCTCGCTACCCGCTGACGTTCGGGCCGAGCCCGATCCACCCGCTGGACCGGCTGACCACTCATCTCGGCGGCGCTCGGCTGTGGGCCAAACGGGAGGACTGCAACTCCGGCCTGGCGTTCGGCGGCAACAAGACCCGCAAGCTGGAGTACATCGTTCCGGACGTGCTCGCCCAGGGCGCCGACACTTTGGTGTCCATCGGCGGCTACCAGAGCAACCACACCCGTCAGGTCGCGGCCGTCGCCGCCAAGCTCGGGCTCAAGGCAAGGCTGGTCCAGGAGAAGTGGGTGGACTGGCCGGACTCGGTCAACGACAAGGTGGGCAACATCCTGCTGTCGCGGATCATGGGTGCCGACGTGCGGCTGGACGCGGCCGGATTCGACATCGGGATCCGGTCGTCCTGGGAGGACGCCATCCGTGAGGTCGAGGAGTCCGGCGGGAAGCCCTACCCGATCCCCGCAGGGGCGTCCGAGCACCCCCTCGGCGGGCTGGGCTTCGCGAACTGGGCTGGTGAAGTGCAGCAGCAGGAGGCCGAGCTGGGGATCTTCTTCGACACCATTGTCGT
Proteins encoded:
- a CDS encoding mycofactocin-coupled SDR family oxidoreductase, which translates into the protein MAGRVEGKVAFITGAARGQGRSHAVRLAQEGADIIAVDVCASMNSSSEIPPSTPDDLAETADLVKNLDRRIVTAQVDVRDYEALRAAVDSGVEQLGRLDIIVANAGIGNGGQTLDKTSEADWQDMIDVNLSGVWKTVKAGVPHILSGGTGGSIILTSSVGGLKAYPHTGHYIAAKHGVVGLMRTFAVELGQHSIRVNSVHPTNVNTPMFMNEGTMKLFRPDLENPGPDDMKVVAQMMHVLPVGWVEPADISNAVLFLASDESRYVTGLPVTVDAGSMLK
- a CDS encoding 1-aminocyclopropane-1-carboxylate deaminase encodes the protein MPIHDFARYPLTFGPSPIHPLDRLTTHLGGARLWAKREDCNSGLAFGGNKTRKLEYIVPDVLAQGADTLVSIGGYQSNHTRQVAAVAAKLGLKARLVQEKWVDWPDSVNDKVGNILLSRIMGADVRLDAAGFDIGIRSSWEDAIREVEESGGKPYPIPAGASEHPLGGLGFANWAGEVQQQEAELGIFFDTIVVCTVTGSTHAGMIAGFAGQDRPRRVLGIDASATIDKTRAQVERIARHTAALIGLDRELRDDEITILEGWAGDLYGIPVESTLDAIRLTGRLEGMIIDPVYEGKSMAGLIDLVRDGTIPKDSNVLYAHLGGQPALNAYSGVF
- a CDS encoding acyl-CoA dehydrogenase family protein yields the protein MIDFEIPDELAKTRDEIRAFVVDKIVPYETDPRVTRHGPNEELRTELVNLAREAGLLTFQAPRAFGGREPSHVEQAVLFEAAGWSTLGPIALNCAAPDEGNMFLLSKIADPEQTEKYLVPVIDGRQRSVFAMTEPEGAGSDPNQLATEAVFDGTDYVINGRKWLITGANGARTWIIMARVAPNSHGADGPTLFLCEGDTPGIEIERVMNTMDRNYVEGHGVVVFNDLRLPASAVLGEVGQALRYAQLRLAPARLTHCMRWLGAASRAQAIAVEHARTRTAFGKPIGDHQGVGFMIADNEIALQQCRLAIWWACWTLDNGAKGRHESSMVKSMVSEELFKVADRCVQILGGIGISDETPVGAIFSDIRAFRLYDGPTEVHKYAIARQVLRNPQ
- a CDS encoding TetR/AcrR family transcriptional regulator; the protein is MAAPRKTGTKTGTADTGARRRLIEATAKVMREEGYAAASSRRVAAEAGVKQALVYYYFPTMDDLFVEVLRSGAEASLQRMRDVLTDDDPLQALWLINSDSRSTRLNTEFMALANHRKAIGAELASYAERVRDIETAAVTLVLRANGVDLDTYPPVAVSMLISQTARSLCNEDAVGVTQGHDELRAFVQRLMGALKKPDSLEHAARIDSDG
- a CDS encoding phosphotransferase family protein — its product is MSDQGLGDGPLENVSAITGGTQNVMLRFERAGRPYVFRRGPLHLRPISNKVILRETRVLKALAGTDVPHPRLIAVCDDTTVLGDAVFYLMEPIDGFNAGAELPELHADDPQIRHEMGLSMADALAKLGAVDHVAVGLADFGKPDGFLERQVPRWKAELESYNSFDNYSGAEIPGIDDVAAWLQQHQPQDWQPGIMHGDYHSANVMFSRTGPEVVAIVDWEMCTIGDPLLDLGWMMATWHLPGQNEVLGHELMMAGGLATPQEIVERYGQNTTRDLTHINWYAAMACFKLGIILEGTYARASAGLAPNDIGELLHTATLRLFDRAHTFMEGYL
- a CDS encoding SDR family NAD(P)-dependent oxidoreductase, translating into MSVLDLFRLDGKVAIVTGASSGLGVAFAQAFAEAGADVTLGARRVERLSDTAALVEGAGRRALSVGTDVADPEACQALVDATMAEFGRVDILINNAGVGTAVPATRETPEEFRKVVDVNLHGSYWMAQACGRVMQPGSSVVNISSILAITTGGLPQAAYSASKAAIMGLTRDLAQQWGARKGIRVNALAPGFFKSEMTDEYKPGYLETQIPRVVLGRTGDPAELAATAVWLTSAAGGYMTGQTIVVDGGLTVT